A window of Rhodococcus sp. SGAir0479 contains these coding sequences:
- a CDS encoding sensor histidine kinase, which yields MADRATRGGAPVAAAVVAVTCWTLVVLALVALLAAAPGIDSNQLFFLVDVVGGAVYGTVAGVVLARRVHPVPIILGVAAVGIASAALGYSYAQWALVRPGLPWVEALSPLQNTAWIPGTLALFVVIPWLVRDHRPDVVARLGVVAGTAATAWFFWARTFTDVPPVPLVAPVVLVGTLAAADAVRRWRWGPADERIGLGWLALGTALMVVSFVPLMLPPAWPGLWMLTPVMHLVVQPFFLAAIFVSILRQRMWGLDLVVSRAVVGGTLTAVLIGLYVVVATMLAGLLPAGGGTGAQVVAAAAVAVAVQPARIWLQHRVHRLVYGSGTEPGHAVRELGRHFGSAESPAALLDALATGVGLGLRLESVTVLRSDGAIAASWGAPTGPAESVDLVHRGAAVGRLEVTAPPGEALDVRSRRSLGELAAVVTAGLVVLRSSEDLTSARERLAAVRAEERRTIRRELHDGLGPSLAGIRLGLQGARNLLAENPAAAAELLGSLQEQLDHQVDGVRSLSRSLFPPVLDELGLAAAFDELAAGHARSGFDLQVSADVPPGLGAQTSAAAYGIAVEAVTNARRHSGAAGCRIEARCDTDAGGLSVLTIVVRDDGRGFDARGAAGVGTRSMRERADELGGTVLIESGCPAGTVVTARLPWGGS from the coding sequence ATGGCGGATCGAGCGACGCGCGGCGGTGCGCCGGTGGCGGCGGCGGTGGTGGCCGTGACGTGCTGGACGCTGGTGGTCCTCGCCCTGGTCGCGTTGCTCGCCGCCGCCCCCGGAATCGACTCGAACCAGCTGTTCTTTCTCGTCGACGTCGTCGGCGGCGCGGTGTACGGCACGGTCGCGGGCGTGGTCCTGGCGCGCCGCGTCCATCCTGTGCCGATCATCCTGGGGGTCGCTGCCGTCGGGATCGCGTCGGCCGCACTGGGCTACAGCTATGCGCAGTGGGCGCTGGTTCGTCCCGGACTGCCGTGGGTGGAGGCGCTCTCCCCGCTGCAGAACACGGCGTGGATCCCCGGCACCCTGGCGCTGTTCGTGGTGATCCCGTGGTTGGTGCGCGATCACCGGCCGGACGTCGTGGCCCGACTCGGCGTGGTGGCCGGAACGGCCGCGACCGCCTGGTTCTTCTGGGCCCGCACGTTCACCGACGTGCCGCCGGTTCCGCTCGTTGCTCCCGTAGTGCTCGTCGGGACGCTCGCGGCGGCCGACGCGGTGCGGCGGTGGCGCTGGGGCCCGGCCGACGAACGAATCGGCCTGGGATGGCTGGCGCTCGGTACGGCGCTGATGGTGGTCTCGTTCGTGCCGTTGATGCTGCCACCCGCGTGGCCCGGGCTGTGGATGCTCACGCCGGTGATGCATCTCGTGGTGCAGCCGTTCTTCCTGGCCGCGATCTTCGTCTCGATTCTGCGGCAACGCATGTGGGGACTCGACCTCGTCGTCAGCCGGGCCGTCGTCGGGGGCACCCTGACGGCCGTGCTGATCGGTCTGTACGTCGTGGTCGCGACCATGCTGGCCGGACTGCTCCCGGCGGGCGGTGGCACGGGTGCGCAGGTTGTGGCGGCGGCCGCGGTCGCGGTGGCGGTACAACCGGCTCGAATCTGGTTGCAGCACAGAGTGCATCGCTTGGTATACGGATCGGGGACGGAACCCGGGCATGCCGTGCGCGAGTTGGGCCGGCACTTCGGGAGTGCGGAATCACCCGCCGCGTTGCTCGACGCTCTCGCCACCGGGGTGGGATTGGGGCTTCGGCTCGAATCGGTGACCGTGCTGCGCAGCGACGGTGCGATCGCCGCGAGCTGGGGAGCTCCGACCGGACCGGCGGAATCGGTCGACCTGGTCCACCGCGGCGCGGCGGTCGGCCGGCTCGAGGTGACGGCGCCACCCGGCGAAGCGCTCGACGTCCGGTCCCGGCGGTCCCTGGGGGAGCTGGCCGCGGTCGTCACGGCGGGGTTGGTCGTCCTCCGCTCGTCCGAAGATCTCACCTCGGCTCGGGAGCGGCTGGCCGCGGTGCGGGCCGAGGAGCGCCGGACCATCCGCCGCGAACTGCACGACGGGCTCGGCCCTTCGCTCGCGGGAATCCGGCTGGGGCTGCAGGGCGCCCGGAATCTGCTGGCCGAGAATCCGGCGGCTGCGGCCGAACTCCTCGGCTCGCTGCAGGAACAGCTCGACCACCAGGTCGACGGGGTGCGTTCGCTCTCGCGCAGTCTGTTCCCACCGGTCCTCGACGAACTGGGCTTGGCGGCCGCGTTCGACGAGCTGGCGGCCGGGCACGCGCGCAGCGGATTCGACCTCCAGGTCTCCGCCGACGTGCCGCCCGGCCTGGGTGCGCAGACCAGCGCGGCGGCCTACGGCATCGCGGTCGAGGCCGTCACCAATGCGCGCCGGCACAGCGGCGCGGCGGGCTGCCGAATCGAGGCGCGGTGCGACACCGACGCCGGCGGATTGTCGGTGCTGACGATCGTCGTCCGCGACGACGGCCGGGGATTCGATGCCCGCGGCGCGGCCGGAGTCGGCACGCGTTCGATGCGCGAGCGCGCGGACGAGCTCGGGGGGACCGTGCTCATCGAGTCCGGTTGTCCGGCAGGTACTGTCGTCACCGCCCGACTGCCCTGGGGAGGATCGTGA
- a CDS encoding response regulator, whose protein sequence is MNSIAVVVVDDHPVFRLGVVALLSTLDGVEVVAQASSVAESLEVVTDDVDVVLMDLELGDGSGIDATRAVCERFPGVRVLVVTMHEDEDSLLASIRAGARGYLVKGADPDEVERAIRAVAHGDMIVGAAVAAKALTAVSAPRSPAVFPELTEREREVLDLIARGHDNATISRRLVLSPKTVRNHVSNVLGKLGLPDRSAAIVRAREAGLGG, encoded by the coding sequence GTGAACAGCATCGCCGTCGTCGTGGTCGACGACCATCCGGTCTTCCGCCTGGGCGTGGTCGCGCTGCTCTCGACCCTCGACGGTGTGGAGGTGGTGGCGCAGGCCAGCTCCGTCGCGGAGTCGCTCGAGGTCGTCACCGACGACGTGGACGTGGTCCTGATGGATCTCGAACTCGGTGACGGCTCGGGTATCGACGCGACGCGGGCGGTGTGTGAGAGATTTCCGGGCGTCCGCGTCCTCGTCGTGACGATGCACGAGGACGAGGATTCGCTGCTCGCCTCCATCCGAGCAGGTGCCCGCGGGTATCTCGTCAAGGGTGCCGATCCGGACGAGGTGGAACGTGCGATCCGAGCGGTCGCTCACGGCGACATGATCGTCGGCGCGGCAGTGGCGGCGAAGGCGCTGACGGCGGTCTCCGCGCCGCGGTCGCCGGCGGTGTTCCCGGAACTGACCGAGCGGGAGCGGGAGGTGCTCGACCTCATCGCCCGTGGTCACGACAATGCGACCATCTCGCGACGACTCGTGTTGAGTCCCAAGACCGTTCGGAACCACGTCTCGAACGTGCTCGGCAAACTCGGGCTGCCGGACCGGTCCGCGGCGATCGTCCGGGCCCGAGAGGCCGGGCTGGGCGGCTGA
- a CDS encoding amidase, with product MATDTGAAKTGVSRRRFLGAAALGAGVASVGARPAAAQIRRAGPAGSLPAPSSITVTDPALLSAVEAASLLQSTALHPRELLDACLTRSGAFDGEIGGWVRIYPEMAYEAADAAAGRLSGRARDTAGPAPLVCGLPLALKDLFAVAGLPLTASSRVLDGNIAAGDASVWRRLREAGMVLVGHAHTDEFAIGVATEQVGNPWNTEFSPGGSSGGSAAVVAARFVPLATGTDTGGSLRLPASACGITSIKPTFGRCSTYGVIPLTWTRDHVGPMGRTVADAALLLGHMAGADVHDPTTSVGPDVPADGYPLTALGGSTPLAGRRFGIHRRAVERLPSTLSTMFAAFVDVIRGLGGTVVDVSMPVLPPDLIVGDRVEMGTYHRQFGDRLGSYRPENAISVGSAVASVALPAIDYLTAAQNRQRFQHDYNRMFADNDLDAVLVPGSKVDGAERFEIAGISVFDGVTGDVAWANTAGAPVVCTPAGRSPATGLPFGVQIGGRPWDETGLIEIALEIQQARPDWLSSPEVAPAPRTIPRSRTAPPGPGPDPTNTADVGFGHRFVPTLSTAPI from the coding sequence ATGGCGACGGACACCGGGGCCGCGAAGACGGGCGTGAGCCGGCGCCGATTCCTCGGCGCCGCCGCGCTGGGTGCGGGAGTGGCCTCGGTGGGCGCGCGTCCCGCCGCGGCGCAGATCCGCCGCGCGGGCCCGGCCGGGAGCCTGCCGGCGCCCTCGTCGATCACCGTCACCGACCCCGCGCTACTGAGCGCCGTCGAGGCGGCGAGCCTGCTGCAGTCCACCGCACTGCACCCGCGGGAACTGCTCGACGCGTGCCTGACCCGCAGCGGGGCCTTCGACGGGGAGATCGGCGGTTGGGTGCGGATCTACCCGGAGATGGCGTACGAGGCGGCCGACGCCGCGGCCGGACGGCTGTCGGGCCGGGCCCGCGACACCGCGGGACCCGCACCGCTGGTGTGCGGACTCCCCCTCGCCCTCAAGGACCTCTTCGCGGTCGCGGGCCTGCCGTTGACGGCCTCGAGCCGGGTCCTCGACGGCAACATCGCGGCCGGCGACGCGTCGGTGTGGCGCCGGCTGCGCGAGGCCGGGATGGTGTTGGTCGGCCACGCCCACACCGACGAGTTCGCGATCGGTGTCGCGACCGAACAGGTGGGCAACCCGTGGAACACCGAGTTCTCCCCGGGCGGCTCGTCGGGCGGCAGCGCCGCGGTGGTGGCGGCCCGCTTCGTCCCGCTCGCCACCGGCACCGACACCGGCGGCTCACTGCGCCTGCCCGCCAGCGCCTGCGGCATCACGTCGATCAAACCGACGTTCGGTCGGTGCAGCACGTACGGCGTGATCCCGTTGACGTGGACGCGGGACCACGTGGGTCCGATGGGCCGGACCGTCGCCGACGCCGCGCTGCTGCTCGGCCACATGGCCGGCGCCGACGTACACGATCCCACCACCAGCGTCGGTCCGGACGTCCCGGCGGACGGCTATCCGTTGACCGCGCTGGGCGGGTCGACGCCGTTGGCGGGCCGGCGTTTCGGCATCCACCGGCGAGCAGTGGAGCGTTTGCCGTCGACATTGTCGACGATGTTCGCGGCGTTCGTCGACGTGATCCGCGGCCTCGGTGGCACCGTCGTCGACGTGTCGATGCCGGTGCTGCCCCCGGACCTGATCGTGGGCGACCGGGTGGAGATGGGCACCTACCACCGGCAGTTCGGCGATCGGCTCGGCTCCTACCGGCCGGAGAACGCGATCTCGGTCGGCTCGGCCGTCGCGTCGGTGGCACTGCCCGCCATCGATTACCTCACCGCCGCGCAGAACCGGCAACGGTTCCAGCACGACTACAACCGCATGTTCGCCGACAACGACCTCGATGCGGTGCTGGTCCCCGGTTCCAAGGTGGACGGCGCCGAGCGGTTCGAGATCGCCGGGATCAGCGTGTTCGACGGTGTCACCGGCGACGTCGCCTGGGCCAATACCGCTGGGGCGCCGGTGGTGTGCACGCCGGCGGGCAGGTCGCCGGCGACCGGACTGCCGTTCGGCGTGCAGATCGGCGGCCGCCCGTGGGACGAGACCGGGCTGATCGAGATCGCCCTCGAGATCCAGCAGGCCCGCCCCGACTGGCTGTCGTCCCCCGAGGTCGCCCCGGCGCCGCGGACGATCCCCCGGTCGCGGACGGCCCCGCCCGGGCCCGGACCGGATCCGACCAACACCGCCGACGTCGGTTTCGGGCACCGCTTCGTGCCGACCCTGTCGACGGCTCCGATCTGA
- a CDS encoding acetyl-CoA C-acetyltransferase, translating to MTTEAFIYEAIRTPRGRGKATGSLHSVKPIDLVTGLIDELRTRFPNLDEDRISDMILGVVSPIGDQGADIARTAVTVAGMPDTVGGVQINRFCASGLEAVNMAAQKVRSGWDELVVAGGVESMSRVKMGSDGGAWMQDPATNFDTYLVPQGIGADLIATMEGFSREDVDAYAVRSQELAAKAWESGYFAKSVVPVKDINGVTVLDRDEHMRPGSTVESLAGLAPAFAGIGDMGGFDAVALQKYHWVEKINHVHHGGNSSGIVDGAALLLIGSEQAGKDMGLTPRARVVATATSGADSTIMLTGPTPATRKVLAQAGLTVDDIDLFEINEAFASVAMKFQKDLKIPDEKLNVNGGAIAMGHPLGATGAMITGTMVDELERRGAQRALVTLCIGGGMGVATIIERV from the coding sequence GTGACCACAGAGGCGTTCATTTATGAAGCCATCCGCACCCCGCGCGGACGGGGCAAGGCCACCGGATCGCTGCACTCGGTGAAGCCGATCGATCTGGTCACCGGGCTGATCGACGAACTGCGCACCCGGTTCCCGAACCTCGACGAGGACCGCATCTCCGACATGATCCTTGGCGTGGTCTCTCCGATCGGCGACCAGGGCGCCGACATCGCGCGCACCGCGGTCACCGTCGCGGGCATGCCCGACACCGTCGGCGGTGTACAGATCAACCGCTTCTGCGCCTCCGGCCTCGAGGCCGTGAACATGGCCGCGCAGAAGGTCCGCTCCGGCTGGGACGAGCTGGTCGTCGCCGGCGGTGTCGAGTCGATGTCCCGCGTGAAGATGGGCTCCGACGGCGGCGCGTGGATGCAGGACCCGGCCACCAACTTCGACACCTACCTGGTGCCGCAGGGCATCGGCGCCGACCTCATTGCCACCATGGAGGGCTTCTCCCGCGAGGACGTCGACGCGTACGCGGTCCGCTCCCAGGAACTCGCCGCGAAGGCATGGGAGAGCGGCTACTTCGCCAAGTCGGTGGTGCCGGTCAAGGACATCAACGGCGTGACCGTCCTCGACCGCGACGAGCACATGCGTCCCGGTTCCACCGTGGAGTCGCTGGCCGGACTGGCGCCCGCGTTCGCCGGTATCGGCGACATGGGCGGCTTCGACGCCGTCGCGCTGCAGAAGTACCACTGGGTCGAGAAGATCAACCACGTCCACCACGGCGGCAACAGCTCCGGCATCGTCGACGGCGCCGCTCTGCTGCTGATCGGCAGCGAGCAGGCCGGCAAGGACATGGGACTCACGCCGCGCGCCCGCGTCGTCGCCACCGCCACCTCCGGCGCCGATTCGACCATCATGCTCACCGGCCCCACCCCCGCCACCCGGAAGGTGCTCGCCCAGGCCGGGCTGACCGTCGACGACATCGACCTGTTCGAGATCAACGAGGCGTTCGCGTCCGTCGCGATGAAGTTCCAGAAGGACCTGAAGATCCCGGACGAGAAGCTCAACGTCAACGGTGGCGCCATCGCGATGGGCCACCCGCTGGGCGCCACCGGCGCCATGATCACCGGCACCATGGTCGACGAACTCGAGCGCCGCGGTGCCCAGCGCGCGCTGGTGACGCTGTGCATCGGCGGCGGCATGGGCGTGGCCACCATCATCGAGCGCGTCTGA
- a CDS encoding 3-hydroxyacyl-CoA dehydrogenase NAD-binding domain-containing protein: MSEQNIIGWEQDADGIVVLTIDDPNQGANTMNDRYISSMRETVDRLHAEKDSITGVVLTSGKKTFFAGGDLKNMIKAGPEDAEEIYNHSLTLKADLRRLETLGKPVVTCINGAALGGGLEIALATHHRIAADVKGVKIGLPEVTLGLLPGGGGVVRTVRMFGLMTALTQMLLQGQQRGPQQAKEVGLVDDIVSSVEELVPAAKAWIKANPDKGVQPWDVKGYKIPGGTPSTPAFAANLPAIPANLRKQLKGAPMPAPRAILAAAVEGSQVDIDNALKIESRYFTSLVTGHVAKNMIQAFFFDLQAINGGGSRPKDIPKREIKKVGVLGAGMMGAGIAYVCAKAGIPVVLKDVTIEAAEKGKGYSEKIEAKALSRGKTTEEKSKALLSLITPTADPADFAGVDFVVEAVFESPDLKKKVFQEIEDIVEPDALLGSNTSTLPITDLATGVKRSEDFIGIHFFSPVDKMPLVEIIRGEKTSDESLARVFDFVQAIRKTPIVVNDSRGFFTSRVIGTFVNEAIAMVAEGIEPATIEQAGMQAGYPAAPLQLSDELNLTLMQKIRAETKAAAEAEGKELAADPAGDVINYLVEGNDRKGRLGGAGFYDYEDGKRVALWPGLRDHFKSGSATPPLQDLIDRMLFIEAIETQKCFDEGVITSTADANIGSIMGIGYPAWTGGVSQFVTGYPGGKAGFVARAEELAAKYGERFTPPASLKD, encoded by the coding sequence GTGAGCGAACAGAACATCATCGGCTGGGAGCAGGACGCCGACGGCATCGTCGTGCTGACCATCGACGACCCCAACCAGGGCGCGAACACCATGAACGACCGGTACATCTCCTCGATGCGGGAGACCGTCGACCGGTTGCACGCGGAGAAGGACTCCATCACCGGTGTCGTGCTCACCTCCGGCAAGAAGACGTTCTTCGCCGGCGGCGACCTGAAGAACATGATCAAGGCGGGCCCCGAGGACGCCGAGGAGATCTACAACCACAGCCTGACGCTCAAGGCCGACCTGCGTCGCCTCGAGACGCTCGGCAAGCCGGTCGTCACGTGCATCAACGGTGCCGCGCTCGGCGGTGGCCTCGAGATCGCGCTGGCCACCCACCACCGCATCGCCGCGGACGTCAAGGGCGTCAAGATCGGTCTCCCCGAGGTCACCCTCGGCCTGCTGCCCGGTGGCGGCGGCGTCGTCCGCACCGTCCGCATGTTCGGCCTGATGACCGCACTGACCCAGATGCTGCTGCAGGGCCAGCAGCGTGGCCCGCAGCAGGCCAAGGAGGTCGGCCTGGTCGACGACATCGTCTCCTCGGTCGAGGAACTGGTCCCGGCCGCCAAGGCGTGGATCAAGGCCAACCCCGACAAGGGTGTGCAGCCGTGGGACGTCAAGGGCTACAAGATCCCCGGCGGCACCCCGTCCACGCCGGCCTTCGCGGCGAACCTGCCGGCGATTCCGGCGAACCTGCGCAAGCAGCTCAAGGGCGCACCGATGCCGGCCCCGCGCGCGATCCTCGCCGCCGCGGTCGAGGGCAGCCAGGTCGACATCGACAACGCGCTGAAGATCGAGTCCCGCTACTTCACGTCGCTGGTGACCGGGCACGTCGCGAAGAACATGATCCAGGCCTTCTTCTTCGACCTGCAGGCGATCAACGGCGGCGGCTCGCGGCCCAAGGACATCCCCAAGCGGGAGATCAAGAAGGTCGGTGTCCTCGGCGCCGGCATGATGGGCGCGGGCATCGCCTACGTCTGTGCCAAGGCCGGAATCCCCGTGGTGCTCAAGGACGTCACGATCGAGGCGGCCGAGAAGGGCAAGGGCTACTCCGAGAAGATCGAGGCCAAGGCGCTCTCGCGGGGCAAGACCACCGAGGAGAAGTCGAAGGCGCTGCTGTCGCTGATCACCCCGACCGCCGACCCGGCCGACTTCGCGGGCGTCGACTTCGTGGTCGAGGCCGTCTTCGAGTCGCCCGACCTGAAGAAGAAGGTGTTCCAGGAGATCGAGGACATCGTCGAGCCGGACGCGCTGCTCGGATCGAACACCTCGACGCTCCCGATCACCGATCTGGCCACGGGGGTGAAGCGGTCCGAGGACTTCATCGGTATCCACTTCTTCTCGCCGGTCGACAAGATGCCGCTGGTCGAGATCATCCGCGGTGAGAAGACGTCGGACGAGTCCCTGGCTCGCGTGTTCGACTTCGTCCAGGCCATCCGCAAGACCCCGATCGTCGTCAACGACTCGCGCGGCTTCTTCACCTCGCGCGTCATCGGCACGTTCGTCAACGAGGCCATCGCCATGGTCGCCGAGGGCATCGAGCCGGCCACGATCGAGCAGGCGGGCATGCAGGCCGGCTACCCCGCGGCGCCGCTGCAGCTCTCCGACGAGCTCAACCTCACGCTCATGCAGAAGATCCGCGCCGAGACGAAGGCCGCCGCGGAGGCCGAGGGCAAGGAACTCGCGGCCGACCCCGCGGGCGACGTCATCAATTACCTCGTCGAGGGCAACGACCGCAAGGGTCGCCTCGGCGGTGCCGGCTTCTACGACTACGAGGACGGCAAGCGCGTCGCCCTGTGGCCGGGCCTGCGCGATCACTTCAAGTCCGGGTCGGCCACCCCGCCGCTCCAGGACCTGATCGACCGCATGCTGTTCATCGAGGCCATCGAGACCCAGAAGTGCTTCGACGAGGGCGTCATCACGTCCACCGCCGACGCCAACATCGGCTCGATCATGGGCATCGGCTACCCGGCGTGGACGGGTGGCGTCAGCCAGTTCGTCACCGGCTACCCGGGCGGTAAGGCCGGATTCGTCGCGCGTGCCGAGGAACTCGCCGCCAAGTACGGCGAGCGTTTCACCCCGCCCGCGTCGCTGAAGGACTGA
- a CDS encoding IclR family transcriptional regulator — translation MPRISDDAPATSMLDRIELVLEALDDNGYLTLSQTTRLTGIPSSSAHRLLEKMVAMRWLNRVGSRYELGVRLFELGSRAVRNHWFHRLSLPIMQKLHRTTGAVVHLAFLDGSDGVYWEKLSGSFGADVPSRIGGRYPAHRSAVGKALLTQLPPEALDDPMFDHVETGVVGGRKALRAELDRAVSEGVTFDRGTLSSSLGCVGAPVAKGIPKPAAISICGPGERITKDRRMIEAVQRAAAGIERAARQVDEDSRATP, via the coding sequence GTGCCCCGAATCAGCGACGACGCCCCGGCCACATCCATGCTCGACCGCATCGAGCTGGTGCTCGAGGCGCTGGACGACAACGGCTACCTGACGCTGAGCCAGACCACCCGGCTCACGGGTATTCCCAGCTCGTCGGCGCACCGCCTGCTCGAGAAGATGGTCGCGATGCGCTGGCTCAACCGGGTCGGGTCCCGATACGAACTGGGCGTGCGGCTGTTCGAACTGGGCTCGCGCGCCGTCCGCAACCACTGGTTCCACCGGCTCTCGCTGCCGATCATGCAGAAACTGCACCGCACCACCGGGGCGGTCGTCCACCTGGCGTTCCTCGACGGCAGCGACGGCGTCTACTGGGAGAAGCTGTCGGGGTCGTTCGGTGCCGACGTGCCGTCGCGGATCGGCGGACGCTACCCGGCGCACCGGTCGGCGGTCGGGAAAGCGCTGCTCACACAGCTGCCGCCGGAGGCGTTGGACGATCCGATGTTCGACCACGTCGAGACCGGGGTGGTCGGCGGCCGGAAGGCGCTTCGCGCCGAACTCGACCGCGCCGTGTCCGAAGGGGTGACCTTCGACCGGGGCACGCTGTCGTCGTCGCTCGGCTGCGTCGGTGCGCCGGTCGCCAAGGGCATCCCGAAGCCGGCGGCGATCTCGATCTGCGGGCCGGGCGAGCGGATCACGAAGGACCGCCGGATGATCGAGGCCGTCCAGCGTGCCGCGGCAGGCATCGAACGGGCCGCCCGTCAGGTCGACGAGGACTCACGGGCGACACCGTAG
- a CDS encoding class I SAM-dependent methyltransferase — MTTLGTKSDPAKKLNLAQILETVADGQIPLRFTAYDGSATGPEDAPYGLHLNSTRGTTYLATAPGDLGMARAYVSGDLEAIGVHPGDPYEILKKMTDLSFHRPSAKELAAITRSIGFDKLRPIAPPPQEHLPRWRRFAEGLRHSKTRDAEVIHHHYDVSNTFYEYVLGPSMTYTCAAYESADQSLEDAQENKYRLVFEKLGLKEGDRLLDIGCGWGGMVRYAARRGVKVIGATLSREQAEWAQKAIADEGLGGLAEVRFSDYRDVPETGFDAISSIGLTEHIGVHNYPAYFGFMKEKLRDGGRLLNHCITRPGNRGGAKAGYFIDRYIFPDGELTGSGRIITEIQNLGLEVRHEENLREHYALTLAGWCRNLVENWDKCVAEVGEGTAKVWGLYMAGSRLGFERNVVQLHQVLAVKLGPNGEADVPLRPWWHG; from the coding sequence GTGACGACTCTCGGCACGAAGTCCGACCCGGCGAAGAAGCTCAACCTCGCACAGATCCTGGAAACCGTCGCCGACGGCCAGATCCCGTTGCGCTTCACCGCCTACGACGGCAGCGCCACCGGCCCGGAGGATGCGCCGTACGGTCTTCACCTGAACTCGACACGCGGCACCACCTACCTGGCCACCGCCCCCGGCGACCTGGGCATGGCACGCGCCTACGTCTCGGGGGATCTCGAGGCCATCGGCGTTCATCCCGGTGACCCGTACGAGATCCTGAAGAAGATGACCGACCTGAGCTTCCACCGCCCGTCGGCGAAGGAACTCGCGGCCATCACGCGCTCGATCGGCTTCGACAAGCTGCGTCCGATCGCGCCTCCCCCGCAGGAACACCTGCCGCGGTGGCGGCGGTTCGCGGAGGGCCTGCGGCACTCGAAGACCCGCGACGCCGAGGTCATCCACCACCACTACGACGTCTCGAACACCTTCTACGAGTACGTGTTGGGCCCGTCGATGACCTACACGTGCGCCGCGTACGAGTCCGCGGACCAGAGCCTCGAGGACGCCCAGGAGAACAAGTACCGCCTGGTCTTCGAGAAGCTCGGGCTGAAGGAGGGCGACCGCCTGCTCGACATCGGCTGCGGCTGGGGCGGCATGGTCCGCTACGCGGCCCGCCGCGGCGTCAAGGTCATCGGCGCCACCCTCTCGCGTGAGCAGGCCGAGTGGGCGCAGAAGGCCATCGCCGACGAGGGACTCGGCGGCCTCGCCGAGGTCCGGTTCTCCGACTACCGCGACGTCCCCGAGACCGGGTTCGACGCAATCTCGTCGATCGGCCTCACCGAGCACATCGGTGTCCACAACTACCCGGCGTACTTCGGGTTCATGAAGGAGAAGCTGCGCGACGGCGGCCGGCTGCTCAATCACTGCATCACCCGCCCGGGCAACCGCGGCGGCGCCAAGGCCGGCTACTTCATCGACCGGTACATCTTCCCGGACGGTGAGCTCACCGGCTCGGGTCGCATCATCACCGAGATCCAGAACCTGGGCCTCGAGGTGCGCCACGAGGAGAACCTGCGCGAGCACTACGCGCTGACCCTCGCGGGCTGGTGCCGCAACCTCGTCGAGAACTGGGACAAGTGTGTCGCCGAGGTCGGCGAGGGCACCGCGAAGGTGTGGGGCCTGTACATGGCGGGGTCGCGACTGGGCTTCGAGCGCAACGTCGTTCAGCTGCACCAGGTGCTGGCCGTCAAGCTCGGCCCCAACGGCGAGGCGGACGTGCCGCTGCGCCCGTGGTGGCACGGCTGA